From one Tetragenococcus osmophilus genomic stretch:
- the rny gene encoding ribonuclease Y, with product MGLNILLAIIGLIVGLLCGVFFTKYRHQKDIEGAKQSAESILSDARKEAETLKKETLLEAKEENQQYRSEIESELKENKRELKSQENRLLQREQLLDRKDDSLEKREQSLTDKENNANEKQQLIDEREKEVEATIQQQQSELERIAALSKEDAKEMIMKSTEEELDHELTVMVKESEQRAKDEADRKAKNILSLAIQSSAADQVSETTASVVTLPNDEMKGRIIGREGRNIRTLETLTGIDLIIDDTPEAVVLSGFDPIRRETARMALEKLIQDGRIHPARIEEMVEKARKEMDGRIREYGEQAVFDIGIHSIHPDLIKTLGRMHFRTSYGQNVLQHSIEVAKLTGVLAAEVGEDAQLAKRAGLLHDIGKAIDHEVEGSHVQIGAELAAKYGEDPVVVNAIASHHGDTEATSVTSVLVAAADALSAARPGARSESLENYIRRLENLENISNSFEGVSYSFAVQAGREIRVMVKPKEISDMDAIRLVRDIRKKIENELNYPGNIKVTVIRETRATEYAK from the coding sequence ATGGGGCTTAACATTCTCCTCGCTATCATCGGTTTAATTGTCGGACTTTTATGCGGAGTTTTTTTCACAAAATATCGTCATCAAAAAGATATAGAAGGCGCTAAGCAAAGCGCTGAAAGTATTTTATCAGATGCTAGAAAAGAAGCAGAAACTCTGAAAAAAGAAACGTTGTTAGAAGCTAAGGAAGAAAATCAGCAATACCGGTCAGAAATTGAAAGTGAGTTGAAAGAAAATAAACGTGAATTAAAATCGCAAGAAAATCGCTTACTGCAAAGAGAACAATTACTTGATCGAAAAGATGATTCTTTGGAGAAACGTGAACAATCATTGACGGACAAAGAAAATAACGCCAATGAGAAACAACAATTAATTGACGAGCGAGAAAAAGAGGTTGAAGCAACTATTCAACAACAACAAAGCGAATTAGAAAGAATCGCCGCGTTGTCAAAAGAAGATGCAAAAGAAATGATAATGAAATCAACAGAAGAAGAGTTGGACCATGAATTAACAGTTATGGTGAAAGAATCAGAGCAACGAGCTAAAGATGAAGCTGATCGTAAAGCTAAAAATATATTATCGTTGGCTATCCAAAGCAGTGCTGCTGATCAAGTTTCTGAAACGACTGCTTCTGTGGTTACTCTACCAAATGATGAAATGAAGGGACGAATTATTGGTCGTGAAGGACGTAATATTCGTACTCTTGAAACATTGACAGGTATTGATTTGATTATTGATGATACGCCAGAAGCGGTAGTATTGTCCGGCTTTGATCCAATCCGGCGTGAAACAGCGCGTATGGCGTTAGAAAAATTGATTCAAGATGGGCGCATTCACCCTGCTCGTATAGAAGAAATGGTTGAAAAAGCTCGCAAAGAAATGGATGGACGTATTCGCGAATACGGGGAACAAGCAGTATTTGATATTGGAATACATAGCATACATCCAGATCTGATTAAAACATTAGGACGGATGCATTTTCGAACGAGTTATGGTCAAAATGTTTTGCAACATTCTATTGAAGTAGCAAAATTAACTGGAGTGTTAGCTGCTGAAGTAGGCGAAGATGCGCAATTGGCTAAACGCGCAGGCCTTTTGCATGATATAGGAAAGGCAATAGACCATGAAGTGGAAGGTTCTCACGTACAGATTGGAGCTGAGCTGGCCGCTAAATATGGGGAAGATCCTGTGGTGGTTAATGCCATTGCTTCTCATCACGGAGATACAGAAGCTACGTCAGTTACGTCTGTTTTAGTCGCTGCTGCGGATGCGCTTTCTGCAGCTAGACCAGGAGCACGAAGTGAGTCATTAGAAAATTATATTCGTCGGTTAGAAAACTTGGAAAATATTTCCAATAGTTTTGAAGGTGTTTCTTACAGTTTTGCTGTACAAGCAGGACGTGAAATACGTGTAATGGTTAAACCCAAAGAAATTTCGGATATGGATGCAATTCGTTTAGTCCGAGATATTCGTAAGAAAATTGAAAATGAATTAAATTATCCAGGAAATATCAAAGTTACTGTTATAAGAGAAACACGAGCGACGGAATACGCGAAGTAA
- the recA gene encoding recombinase RecA, with protein MADDRKAALDTALKKIEKNFGKGSIMKLGEKADQQISTIPSGSLALDVALGVGGYPRGRIVEVYGPESSGKTTVALHAVAEVQKQGGTAAFIDAENALDPQYAEHLGVDIDELLLSQPDTGEQGLEIADALVSSGAVDIVVVDSVAALVPRAEIDGEMGDTHVGLQARLMSQALRKLSGSINKTKTIALFINQIREKVGVMFGSPETTPGGRALKFYSTVRLEVRRAEQLKSGTDIIGNRAKLKVVKNKVAPPFKRAEVDIMYGEGISQVGELLDMAVEKEIIDKSGAWYSYKEDRIGQGRENVKKYMNERPEMVAEISTRVRNAYGIGEENEDSETSEEQEELPLEEKS; from the coding sequence TTGGCAGATGACCGTAAAGCAGCACTAGATACTGCATTAAAAAAAATTGAGAAGAATTTTGGTAAAGGCTCGATTATGAAATTAGGCGAAAAAGCAGATCAACAAATTTCAACTATTCCTAGTGGTTCTCTAGCATTAGATGTGGCATTAGGAGTCGGTGGTTACCCAAGAGGCAGAATTGTCGAAGTATACGGTCCTGAAAGTTCTGGGAAAACGACCGTTGCCCTTCATGCTGTGGCTGAAGTTCAAAAACAAGGTGGCACAGCTGCTTTTATTGACGCAGAAAATGCGCTAGATCCACAATACGCCGAACATTTAGGCGTTGATATTGATGAATTATTATTATCACAACCTGACACTGGCGAACAAGGTTTAGAAATTGCTGATGCATTAGTTTCAAGTGGTGCCGTTGATATTGTTGTTGTTGATTCTGTGGCGGCTTTAGTTCCCAGAGCAGAAATTGATGGCGAAATGGGTGATACTCACGTTGGCTTACAAGCACGTTTGATGTCTCAAGCTCTACGTAAATTATCCGGTTCGATTAATAAAACAAAAACGATTGCTTTATTTATTAACCAAATTCGTGAAAAAGTCGGCGTTATGTTTGGGAGCCCAGAAACGACTCCCGGTGGACGTGCTTTGAAATTTTATTCTACAGTTCGGTTAGAAGTTCGTCGTGCTGAACAGTTAAAATCAGGAACGGACATTATTGGAAACCGTGCGAAACTTAAAGTTGTAAAAAACAAGGTTGCGCCTCCATTCAAAAGAGCAGAAGTGGATATTATGTATGGCGAAGGTATTTCACAAGTTGGTGAATTACTGGATATGGCTGTAGAAAAAGAGATCATTGATAAAAGTGGTGCTTGGTATTCTTATAAAGAAGATAGAATCGGACAAGGGCGAGAAAATGTAAAAAAATATATGAACGAACGTCCTGAGATGGTTGCCGAAATATCAACACGTGTTCGCAATGCTTATGGTATTGGAGAAGAAAACGAGGATTCTGAAACAAGTGAGGAACAAGAAGAGCTTCCATTAGAAGAAAAATCGTAA
- a CDS encoding competence/damage-inducible protein A, translating into MKAEIIAVGTEILLGQINNTNTTFLAEELAGLGMEVYYQSVVGDNPKRLEEVLNLADQRSDLIVLCGGLGPTDDDLTKQVTAEHVKEELVFDERGYQNLLAFFEKRERPMTENNRLQALVFKDGESLQNSTGLAVGIFYQSENGPSYLLLPGPPNELKPMFFNEAIPLLKRHFQQDEQLISRVLRFYGIGESELVTKLADLIKQQTNPTLASYAKPNEVTLRLTVNTLDESEGKQKLDQLEKEILSRVGDFFYGYGENNSLAQVVVRLLKENRQTVSAAESLTAGSFQALLGSIPGASAVYPGGFVTYSEETKAQFLEIDATLLKKYGTVSKECAEAMAQQAQKLAGSDFALSFTGVAGPDSLEGQKAGTVWIAIATKNHVESHLYHFNRDRNYIRNSAVMTGLDLLRRKLIK; encoded by the coding sequence ATGAAAGCAGAAATCATAGCAGTAGGTACAGAAATTTTATTAGGACAAATTAACAATACTAACACGACATTTTTAGCAGAAGAACTAGCAGGCTTAGGTATGGAAGTTTATTACCAAAGTGTGGTTGGAGATAATCCAAAACGTTTGGAAGAAGTGCTGAATTTAGCCGATCAACGAAGTGATTTAATTGTTTTATGTGGCGGCTTAGGTCCAACAGATGATGACTTGACCAAACAAGTAACTGCTGAGCATGTCAAAGAAGAACTAGTATTTGATGAAAGGGGATATCAAAATTTATTAGCCTTTTTTGAAAAAAGAGAACGTCCAATGACAGAAAATAACCGTCTACAAGCCCTAGTTTTTAAAGATGGTGAATCTTTACAAAATAGTACAGGCTTAGCTGTAGGCATTTTCTATCAATCTGAAAATGGCCCTTCTTATCTCTTATTACCAGGTCCACCTAATGAGCTAAAACCGATGTTTTTCAACGAAGCGATTCCTTTGTTAAAACGTCATTTTCAACAAGATGAACAATTGATTTCACGAGTTTTACGTTTTTATGGTATTGGAGAATCAGAACTTGTCACTAAATTAGCTGATTTGATTAAACAACAGACAAACCCAACACTGGCCTCCTATGCAAAACCTAATGAAGTTACTTTACGTTTAACTGTGAACACATTAGATGAATCTGAAGGCAAACAAAAACTTGACCAATTAGAAAAAGAAATATTAAGTCGGGTGGGTGACTTTTTCTATGGATATGGAGAAAATAACTCCTTAGCGCAAGTAGTAGTTCGTTTATTGAAAGAAAATCGGCAAACAGTAAGTGCAGCAGAAAGCTTAACAGCTGGGAGCTTCCAAGCGCTGTTAGGGAGCATTCCTGGCGCTTCTGCAGTTTATCCAGGCGGGTTTGTAACATATTCAGAGGAAACGAAAGCCCAATTTCTTGAAATTGATGCGACGCTTTTAAAAAAATATGGAACAGTTAGTAAAGAATGTGCAGAAGCGATGGCACAACAAGCCCAAAAGCTTGCGGGAAGTGATTTTGCTCTTTCATTTACAGGGGTTGCAGGACCTGATTCTTTGGAAGGACAAAAAGCAGGTACGGTTTGGATCGCAATAGCAACTAAGAATCATGTAGAAAGTCACTTGTATCATTTTAATCGTGACCGAAACTATATACGTAATAGCGCAGTAATGACCGGCTTAGATTTATTACGAAGAAAGTTAATAAAATAA